The Chrysoperla carnea chromosome X, inChrCarn1.1, whole genome shotgun sequence genome includes a region encoding these proteins:
- the LOC123302333 gene encoding calcium permeable stress-gated cation channel 1, with protein sequence MNSSTSFYTYLSDVQAEAGTCLEKNRTLIFISTYEGIPETLLLNFIGWLILVLLFTVLRKKAWDYGRLALVQVQERWTQLFYGTTEEVGARRDSQDNASIDSVLKMDQGCFAWIMAVFNITEDRLRSKCGPDALHYISFQKHLLLLTTIFTVVALSIILPINFMGVLQGDETTFGHTTISNLDTGNPLLWVHIVLAFLYIPITLYVMSRCSGRVPDAEAMGKTIMVTNIAYAHRNQSDIFHYFRLVFKNITFRNVELAYDVDKLTKLVDDLQRVSNARLQAEAHFKRTNERLKVVPSGCFLCPFSKEDAIEYYMREECRLLNEVDQERSRALARPLGIAFVTVGSAEAADYIVRKFQPGTLRNWVVSHAPASSDIFWENLSVKTEFWYLKATIINLLLFILLFFLTTPAIIVNNIDSIYIIHKNIFDKVSPLISEFLPTLLLCTVAALLPVIVTYSDKWLAYWTRSQQNYNIMQKTFFFLLFMVLILPSLGLTSIQTFVEWSLEPRNQSIRWECVFLPDKGAFFVNYVITSGLIGTALELIRFPELFMYGWCMFQAKSSAEIVNIRKAILLEFPFGVHYAWTLLVFTIVTTYSLICPLITPFGLMYFSLKHFVDRYNLYFAYGPSNMMSHGSNHIHTSAIYLIRISLALLLAIMAGFTTLRGGMDTMAYVTIIGLIISVFGLFCFVKPCKSCTRVQTVEFPENEINDDDIETDYVAPVLQPNHFFDDNEAVNLPCTQNYGTSVPQNQEDLNSELITNVTL encoded by the coding sequence ATGAATTCATCCACATCTTTCTACACATATTTATCAGACGTTCAGGCAGAAGCAGGGACATGCCTCGAAAAAAATCGTACATTAATATTCATCAGCACGTATGAAGGTATCCCGGAAACATTGCTGCTCAATTTTATCGGATGGCTCATCTTGGTACTTTTATTCACTGTACTGCGGAAAAAAGCATGGGACTATGGACGATTAGCTTTAGTTCAAGTCCAAGAACGTTGGACTCAATTATTTTATGGTACTACTGAAGAAGTGGGAGCGAGACGTGATAGTCAAGATAATGCTTCAATTGATTCCGTTTTGAAAATGGATCAAGGGTGTTTTGCGTGGATTATGGCTGTGTTTAACATCACTGAAGATCGTTTACGTTCGAAATGTGGTCCAGATGCGTTGCATTACATCTCATTTCAAAAACATCTGTTACTGTTAACGACTATATTTACGGTGGTTGCATTATCAATAATTCTACCGATTAATTTCATGGGAGTGCTTCAAGGGGATGAAACTACTTTTGGACATACAACAATCAGCAATTTGGATACAGGTAACCCTTTATTATGGGTGCACATAGTTCTTGCATTCTTATACATACCGATTACGCTATATGTAATGAGTAGATGTTCGGGGCGAGTCCCCGATGCCGAAGCTATGGGTAAAACGATTATGGTTACAAATATCGCATATGCACATCGAAATCAATccgatatttttcattatttccgattagttttcaaaaatataacttttcgaAATGTAGAATTGGCGTACGATGttgataaattaacaaaattggtTGACGATTTACAGCGGGTTTCAAATGCTCGCCTTCAAGCAGAAGCTCATTTTAAACGGACTAATGAGCGATTAAAGGTTGTGCCTAGCGGTTGTTTTTTATGCCCTTTCTCGAAAGAAGATGCTATTGAGTATTATATGCGAGAAGAATGTCGGTTGTTAAATGAAGTCGATCAAGAACGTTCCCGTGCCCTAGCAAGACCATTAGGTATTGCTTTCGTAACAGTGGGTAGTGCAGAAGCCGCTGACTATATTGTGCGTAAATTTCAACCAGGAACATTACGAAATTGGGTTGTAAGTCATGCTCCAGCCTCATCGGATATTTTCTGGGAAAATTTAAGTGTTAAAACCGAATTTTGGTACTTGAAGGCCACCATTATTAACTTACTCCTTTTCATACTGCTATTCTTTCTAACAACTCCCGCAATTATCGTCAATAATATCGATTCgatatatattattcataaaaatattttcgataaagTGAGTCCTTTGATTTCGGAATTCTTACCAACACTTTTATTGTGTACAGTTGCAGCCCTTTTACCGGTTATTGTTACATATTCCGATAAATGGTTGGCATATTGGACACGTTCCCAACAGAATTATAACATTATGCAAAAAACGTTCTTTTTTCTCTTATTCATGGTCCTAATTCTCCCTTCTTTGGGATTAACGAGTATCCAAACTTTTGTTGAATGGTCTCTTGAACCTCGAAATCAATCAATTCGTTGGGAATGTGTATTTTTACCCGATAAAGGTGCTTTCTTCGTCAATTACGTTATAACTTCTGGCTTAATTGGAACCGCTTTGGAGTTGATACGTTTCCCCGAATTATTCATGTATGGTTGGTGTATGTTCCAAGCAAAATCATCTGCTGAAATTGTTAACATTCGTAAAGCAATTCTACTAGAATTTCCCTTCGGAGTCCATTACGCATGGACCTTGCTTGTATTTACAATCGTAACGACCTACAGTTTAATATGCCCCCTAATCACCCCCTTTGGTTTAATGTACtttagtttaaaacattttgtggatcggtataatttatattttgcctATGGACCATCAAACATGATGAGTCATGGATCAAATCACATTCACACGAGTGCGATTTATTTGATCCGAATATCGCTAGCGTTGTTACTTGCAATTATGGCTGGATTTACAACGCTCCGCGGTGGTATGGATACGATGGCCTATGTGACAATCATTGGATTAATTATAAGCGTATTTGGATTATTCTGTTTTGTAAAACCGTGTAAATCGTGTACTCGTGTCCAAACCGTAGAGTTCCCAGAAAATGAGATCAATGACGATGATATAGAAACAGATTATGTTGCTCCAGTTTTACAACCGAATCACTTTTTCGATGATAACGAGGCTGTTAATTTACCGTGTACGCAGAATTATGGAACTTCAGTGCCCCAAAATCAGGAAGATTTAAATAGTGAACTAATTACTAATGTTACACTGTAA